The Hujiaoplasma nucleasis DNA window GTTTGATTCAAATAGTTATATTTATATTATTGAGCAACTACTGGATATTGATCATTTTGAAATCGGTGAGGCTACTACTAATCTATATTTAACTAAGCTTTCTCAAAGACTATTTGGTGATATTAGAGGTTCTTTCGTAGATTTATGTTCAGGATATGGTACATTTATTCTCAACACATTTAACAAAAACGATAGAACTACGAAAATTGATTCATATGAGTTAAATGATAGTAACACCTATATTCAGAAAGCTTTGAGTTTGATAATGGGTATAAACAACAATGTACATAGAGCAAATGTTCTTACTGATTTAGGAAATGAAAAATATGATTATGTATTTAGTTCACCTCCTCTAGGGTTAAGAGTCCAAAGACAAATCGTTGAACAAAGCATTCATAGTTCTGATAGTATCATCAGTAGCTACTTGAGAGCAAACTCCACAGAATGGTTATTCGTCAATAAAGTACTTAGCAGTTTGAAAGATACTGGTAGAGCAGTAGTAATAGTATCAAATGGTACACTTTTCAAGACTGTAGATGAAGATATAAGAAAAACAATCATAGAAAACAATATGCTTGAAGGTGTTATTAATTTATCAAGTGGATTACTTGGAAGACATACAGGTATTGAAGGTAGTTTATTGATTTTTGGAAACAATACGAATAGTTTCATAAAAATGGTTGATGCGTCAGAAATATATTCTAAAGAACGTCACAATAAATACTTGAGCGATTTTGATATTGATAAAATCATGAGTTTATATGAGTCAGAAAAATCACATATTTCATTAGATTCATTAAGAGAAAATGATTATGTTCTGTTAAAGAAAAGGTATGAATTTGTTGGGGAACTAGATGATTTTATTACTGTTGGAGATATTATAGAAGATACTTTCAGAGGTATCCAAATTTCTTCAAGGGATTATGAGAAAAAAATAGTAAAAAAAGGTACTGAAGGAAGTATCCAATTGTTATCTCTAGGAAATATCTCAGAACACTTTATTGATTCTGACCTAGACACAATCAATCCAGAAGGTATAAGATATCAAAGATATATTCTAGAAGATGGAGATTTTATAATCTCTGCAAAAGGATCCAAAATCAAAACGTCAGTGTATGATAAATCCATTTTAAAAGGAGTAACAGTTCCACTTGGAAATGTGATGGTGCTTAGAATTGACAAAGAGAAATACAATCCACATTTTCTGAAAGTATTTCTTAATACACCATTAGGACTTAAATTGTTAGAGAATGCTCAAACAGGATCAACAATAGTTAATCTTAATAAAAAGAATCTTCTTGAGCTTAAAATACCAAACATTAAACTAGAAGAACAGAACAGAATTGCAGTAGATTATTTAGTAGCAGTAGATAGTTATTCATATGCTTTAAAAGAAGTAGAAAAGAAACAACTAGAATTAGATAGTTTCTTTAAGAACCAAAGTTGGGAGTGATGAGATGCTATTAAGTCAGGATGAGTTGGACCATGTTAATGAATCGATTAATAATCTTAGATCAAGAATTTTCATTGCTAATCGAACAGAAGATAAAAGTACATTAGATAGCTTGTTAAGTATACTTGGTATTTCGTTTGATGAAAAGGAAGTTAGAGACGAATGGAGAATATTCTTATGTGCAGGTACGGATATCTCTAAGGATATAATCAGAAAAGTTCTTAGTGATTATAAACTTGAAGATAGAGTAGAACTAGAATTAGATTATAAGAAGATTACGAGTATTAACTTTGATAAATTTAGAGACTCTCAAACATACAAATACATAGTCTTTG harbors:
- a CDS encoding N-6 DNA methylase, which encodes MENKIKQLFWNISNVIRGYHSQREMFDVFVSVFFLYYISDKYNADIRNVKINRDHLKTKNITKEELEVLDYFESLPYFNTFKKNDLDLVLNELSKFDSNSYIYIIEQLLDIDHFEIGEATTNLYLTKLSQRLFGDIRGSFVDLCSGYGTFILNTFNKNDRTTKIDSYELNDSNTYIQKALSLIMGINNNVHRANVLTDLGNEKYDYVFSSPPLGLRVQRQIVEQSIHSSDSIISSYLRANSTEWLFVNKVLSSLKDTGRAVVIVSNGTLFKTVDEDIRKTIIENNMLEGVINLSSGLLGRHTGIEGSLLIFGNNTNSFIKMVDASEIYSKERHNKYLSDFDIDKIMSLYESEKSHISLDSLRENDYVLLKKRYEFVGELDDFITVGDIIEDTFRGIQISSRDYEKKIVKKGTEGSIQLLSLGNISEHFIDSDLDTINPEGIRYQRYILEDGDFIISAKGSKIKTSVYDKSILKGVTVPLGNVMVLRIDKEKYNPHFLKVFLNTPLGLKLLENAQTGSTIVNLNKKNLLELKIPNIKLEEQNRIAVDYLVAVDSYSYALKEVEKKQLELDSFFKNQSWE